A stretch of the Zonotrichia leucophrys gambelii isolate GWCS_2022_RI chromosome 22, RI_Zleu_2.0, whole genome shotgun sequence genome encodes the following:
- the PBDC1 gene encoding protein PBDC1, translated as MAAAGLAGLGPGEAAAAAQALSLPAESFGNDPRVELAWAMKAHQHAEVYFNLISSVEPKFLKLTQVDERIYEEFRRTFRNLRVDVLDPEELKSEAAKEKWRPFCLSFEGVVEDFNFGTLLRLDSRGEYSEENSILATRIQFLAIEIARNREGCNEHVHRRGRGEGMGERSHGVES; from the exons ATGGCGGCGGCGGGACTGGCGGGGCTG GGTCCCGGCGAGGCCGCGGCGGCCGCTCAGGCGCTGTCGCTGCCCGCGGAGAGCTTCGGCAACGAC CCCCGCGTGGAGCTGGCCTGGGCCATGAAGGCGCATCAGCACGCTGAGGTCTACTTCAAC CTCATCTCCTCCGTGGAGCCCAAGTTCCTGAAGCTCACCCAGGTGGACGAGCGGATCTATGAGGAATTCCGCAGAACCTTCCGGAACCTGCGCGTGGACGTGCTGGACCCCGAGGAGCTGAAATCTGAGGCAGCCAAGGAG aagTGGCGCCCGTTCTGCCTCAGCTTCGAGGGCGTGGTGGAGGATTTCAACTTCGGGACTCTGCTGCGCTTGGACTCGCGCGGGGAATACTCGGAGGAAAATTCCAtcctgg ccaccaggATCCAGTTCCTGGCCATCGAGATCGCCCGGAACAGGGAGGGCTGCAATGAACACGTGCacaggaggggaagaggggaagggatgggggaGAGGAGCCACGGGGTGGAATCCTGA
- the NPM2 gene encoding nucleoplasmin-2 isoform X2 produces the protein MPLWGGPAVCGIPLGFRTAVLLWAVPPPSRVPSPAMSSTDSTDSGSDRPVSVLWGCELSSAKSSCTFQVTEDWHCEQQLVLRTVCLGEAARDEFHVLEVVAEGGDSRAPLPLATLKPSVLPMASLAGMELSPPVTLRLRAGSGPLFVSGQHVSIMDLSSDEDYDDEEEEEAPVKAPKRPPKGSGAQKGRTTKKRKREKEEEPNSLVPARAPPAKGRGASRGRKRAAKK, from the exons ATGCCGCTCTGGGGTGGCCCCGCTGTTTGTGGGATCCCCCTGGGGTTCAGAACGGCGGTGCTGCTTTGG gctgtgccacccccgagccgtgtcccctccccagccatgTCCTCCACGGACAGCACCGACAGCGGCTCCGACAGACCCGTGTCCGTCCTTTGGG ggtGCGAGCTGAGCAGCGCCAAGAGCTCCTGCACCTTCCAAGTGACCGAGGATTGGCACTGCgagcagcagctggtgctgcgCACG gtgtgcctgggGGAGGCGGCCCGGGATGAGTTCCACGTGCTCGAGGTGGTGGCCGAGGGCGGCGACAGCCGCGCCCCGCTGCCGCTGGCCACGCTCAAACCCTCGGTGCTGCCCATG GCCTCTCTGGCCGGAATGGAGCTGAGCCCCCCGGTGACCTTGCGCCTGCGAGCCGGCTCGGGGCCCCTCTTTGTCAGCGGCCAGCACGTGTCCA TCATGGACCTGAGCTCGGATGAGGATTAtgatgatgaggaggaagaggaagcacCAGTGAAAGCCCCCAAGAGGCCCCCAAAGGGCTCAGGTGCCCAGAAGGGCAGAACAACCAAG AAAAGGAAgcgggaaaaggaggaggagcc gaacagcctcGTCCCTGCACGTGCACCCCCAGCCAAG GGACGCGGAGCCAGCCGGGgcaggaaaagagcagcaaaaaaatga
- the NPM2 gene encoding nucleoplasmin-2 isoform X1: MPLWGGPAVCGIPLGFRTAVLLWAVPPPSRVPSPAMSSTDSTDSGSDRPVSVLWGCELSSAKSSCTFQVTEDWHCEQQLVLRTVCLGEAARDEFHVLEVVAEGGDSRAPLPLATLKPSVLPMASLAGMELSPPVTLRLRAGSGPLFVSGQHVSIMDLSSDEDYDDEEEEEAPVKAPKRPPKGSGAQKGRTTKKRKREKEEEPRNSLVPARAPPAKGRGASRGRKRAAKK; this comes from the exons ATGCCGCTCTGGGGTGGCCCCGCTGTTTGTGGGATCCCCCTGGGGTTCAGAACGGCGGTGCTGCTTTGG gctgtgccacccccgagccgtgtcccctccccagccatgTCCTCCACGGACAGCACCGACAGCGGCTCCGACAGACCCGTGTCCGTCCTTTGGG ggtGCGAGCTGAGCAGCGCCAAGAGCTCCTGCACCTTCCAAGTGACCGAGGATTGGCACTGCgagcagcagctggtgctgcgCACG gtgtgcctgggGGAGGCGGCCCGGGATGAGTTCCACGTGCTCGAGGTGGTGGCCGAGGGCGGCGACAGCCGCGCCCCGCTGCCGCTGGCCACGCTCAAACCCTCGGTGCTGCCCATG GCCTCTCTGGCCGGAATGGAGCTGAGCCCCCCGGTGACCTTGCGCCTGCGAGCCGGCTCGGGGCCCCTCTTTGTCAGCGGCCAGCACGTGTCCA TCATGGACCTGAGCTCGGATGAGGATTAtgatgatgaggaggaagaggaagcacCAGTGAAAGCCCCCAAGAGGCCCCCAAAGGGCTCAGGTGCCCAGAAGGGCAGAACAACCAAG AAAAGGAAgcgggaaaaggaggaggagcc caggaacagcctcGTCCCTGCACGTGCACCCCCAGCCAAG GGACGCGGAGCCAGCCGGGgcaggaaaagagcagcaaaaaaatga